One stretch of Marinobacterium iners DNA includes these proteins:
- a CDS encoding sigma-54-dependent transcriptional regulator: MSRILIVEDESIIRSALRRLLEKNGYEVSDAGSVAEACGDFSLESFDLIITDLRLPGAPGTDLIGLAGSVPVLIMTSYASLRSAVDAMKLGAVDYIAKPFDHDEMLKTVAATLSQPRTASDSEVSGSTSGKAPEQTRIIGSCKSMQELYRRIGKVARTDATVLILGESGTGKELAARAIHEQSNRANRPMVCVNCAAIPETLIESELFGHEKGAFTGATSGRSGLIEAADGGTLFLDEIGELPLEAQARLLRFLQEGEIRRVGAVQPLKVDVRLIAATHRDLKTRARSGQFREDLYYRLYVMELRMPPLRAREDDILELAEAFLSKQAEKMRCESLNFSPEALELLRSYHWPGNVRELENAIERAVILADGRQITPDLLGLELEQQSLADIESQYAQRHRPPPVDSDASSGARTDLSLDDYFQRFVLENQDQMSETELAKTLGISRKSLWERRQKLGIPRKPKG, from the coding sequence ATGAGTCGAATTCTGATTGTCGAGGATGAAAGTATCATCCGCTCAGCGCTCAGGCGCCTGCTGGAAAAAAACGGATATGAAGTCAGTGATGCAGGCTCGGTGGCCGAAGCCTGTGGCGACTTCAGTCTGGAAAGCTTTGACCTGATCATCACCGATTTGAGATTGCCCGGTGCGCCGGGTACCGACCTCATCGGACTGGCCGGATCGGTGCCGGTATTGATCATGACCAGCTATGCCAGCCTGCGCTCCGCGGTGGATGCCATGAAGCTTGGCGCCGTCGACTATATTGCCAAGCCGTTCGATCACGACGAAATGCTGAAAACCGTAGCGGCCACACTGTCACAGCCCCGTACTGCATCAGACAGTGAAGTCAGCGGCAGCACCAGCGGTAAGGCGCCCGAACAGACGCGCATTATCGGTTCCTGCAAGTCAATGCAGGAACTCTACCGCCGCATCGGCAAGGTCGCACGCACCGATGCTACCGTATTGATCCTTGGCGAGTCCGGTACCGGTAAGGAGCTGGCCGCCCGCGCCATTCACGAACAAAGCAACAGGGCCAACCGACCCATGGTGTGCGTCAACTGCGCCGCCATACCGGAGACGCTGATCGAGTCCGAACTGTTCGGGCATGAGAAAGGCGCCTTCACCGGTGCAACCAGCGGCCGCAGTGGCCTGATTGAAGCCGCCGATGGCGGCACCCTGTTTCTGGACGAAATCGGTGAACTGCCTCTGGAAGCTCAGGCTCGTCTGCTGCGTTTCCTGCAGGAGGGTGAAATTCGCCGGGTTGGGGCAGTACAACCGCTCAAGGTGGATGTGCGTCTGATCGCTGCTACACATCGTGACCTTAAGACCCGCGCTCGTTCCGGCCAGTTCCGTGAAGATCTGTATTACCGCCTGTATGTGATGGAGCTGCGCATGCCTCCGCTGAGGGCACGAGAAGACGACATTTTGGAACTGGCGGAAGCCTTCCTGTCCAAGCAGGCCGAAAAGATGCGGTGTGAGTCTCTCAACTTCAGCCCCGAAGCACTGGAGCTTCTGCGCAGCTATCACTGGCCCGGCAATGTGCGAGAGCTGGAAAATGCGATTGAGCGCGCCGTCATTCTGGCCGATGGTCGGCAGATCACTCCTGATCTTCTGGGCCTTGAGCTGGAACAGCAAAGCCTGGCCGACATCGAAAGCCAGTACGCCCAACGGCACAGACCGCCACCTGTTGACAGCGACGCTTCCTCCGGCGCCCGCACAGACCTGTCCCTGGATGACTACTTCCAGCGCTTCGTCCTTGAAAACCAGGACCAGATGAGTGAAACCGAACTGGCCAAAACGCTCGGAATCAGCCGCAAAAGCCTGTGGGAACGACGCCAGAAACTGGGTATCCCCCGCAAACCCAAGGGGTAA
- a CDS encoding sensor histidine kinase: MNFDLSLLALLGCGYLLALFGAAWLTDKGLLPERITRHPLVHVLALGVFASAWTFYGIFGVAYHSGYVYLISYMGASISFLLAPLVLIPLLRITRRHQLSSLPDLFAFRFRSGGVGTLTTLLMLFISLPLISIQIQALADSLPMLNDRISSNRAAAGFCIILTLFTLLFGARHASLRSSHRGLVFAIALESLFKLIALLLIAAYAFWALLGGVDGLGDWLQRNPEALQRLQQPPDTSHWQILLLAFFACAFVMPHMFHIAFTENLPTESLYRASWGIPLFLLLLAITVPPILWAGIKHNAITNPEYLLLQLGQNLQLPWFSLLAFIGGLSAASGIIIVATVALASMLQNHVVLPLVRVPDNVRFYAWLLWLRRLIIMAVMLGSYLFFRHIGQQFSLNQLGLLAFIAFLQFLPGILATLYWPNASRTGFLLGLTGGIGLWALGMLLPMMLDGAPLDAGALSQWYKVALLSVLLNTALLVLGSLLFPGREGERQAAEACALNVMPRPLGLGLATASEAEFVARLTPRLGEQPAQREVQRAMFTLQLSPGQLRPLDSLRLRTQLEQNLSALLGPVEATALLQPLETDRSAGFKAREVHLLEQQLETYDQRLSGLAAELDQLRRYHRATLQRLPIGVCTLDADHRILFWNAELEQYTGLIAEQTLGNPLAHLPLPWSRLLKEFADNDTLHQEAQMIELHGEHRWFSLHKARLDDTPAQGKVLLIEEETEHLMMARKLAHSERLASIGRFAAGVAHEIGNPVTGIACLAQNLKLETDLPEVLETGDQIVDQTRRINRIVQSLVRFAHTGRQEGPEHFESLDLRHCIDEAIHLVTLDSHSRQQHFVNQVDPSLQIRGDLQLLLQVFVNLLNNASDASPPQGLIEIEAQGSETSICIRITDEGTGIAPEHLNRLFEPFFTTKEPGRGTGLGLPLVYNIIVQHYGNIEILSPANKNQNKGTQVVITLPRLNEENTLASPAAHGEGLSG, from the coding sequence ATGAACTTTGATCTCAGTCTGCTGGCCCTGCTCGGCTGTGGCTATCTTCTCGCATTGTTCGGCGCCGCCTGGCTCACCGACAAGGGGTTACTGCCTGAACGCATCACCCGACACCCATTGGTGCATGTGTTGGCACTTGGTGTGTTTGCCAGCGCCTGGACCTTCTATGGCATCTTTGGCGTTGCGTATCATTCCGGCTATGTCTATTTGATCTCTTACATGGGGGCCTCCATCAGTTTTCTCCTTGCCCCATTGGTGCTGATTCCATTGCTGAGAATTACTCGGCGACACCAGCTCAGCTCGCTGCCGGATCTGTTTGCCTTCCGTTTTCGCAGTGGCGGTGTAGGAACGCTGACTACTTTATTAATGCTGTTTATCAGCCTGCCGCTGATCTCGATCCAGATTCAGGCACTGGCCGACTCGCTGCCCATGCTGAATGATCGCATCTCTTCCAATAGGGCGGCAGCCGGCTTCTGCATCATTCTCACCCTCTTCACCCTGCTGTTTGGTGCTCGACATGCCTCTCTACGCAGCAGCCATCGCGGGCTGGTATTCGCCATCGCGCTTGAATCTCTGTTCAAATTGATTGCCCTGCTGCTGATTGCAGCCTATGCATTCTGGGCCTTGCTGGGTGGTGTCGATGGGCTCGGGGACTGGCTGCAGCGTAACCCGGAGGCGCTGCAGCGACTGCAACAGCCGCCGGACACCAGTCACTGGCAAATTCTGCTGCTGGCGTTTTTTGCCTGTGCCTTTGTCATGCCACACATGTTCCATATCGCGTTCACGGAAAACCTGCCGACCGAAAGCCTGTATCGCGCCAGCTGGGGCATCCCCCTCTTTCTGCTGCTGCTGGCCATTACCGTGCCCCCCATTCTCTGGGCCGGCATAAAGCACAATGCGATCACAAATCCCGAATACCTGCTACTGCAGCTGGGGCAGAACCTGCAGCTGCCATGGTTCAGCCTGCTGGCCTTCATCGGCGGACTCTCGGCCGCCAGTGGCATCATCATAGTGGCAACCGTGGCGCTTGCATCGATGCTGCAGAACCATGTCGTACTGCCCCTGGTACGGGTACCGGACAATGTCCGCTTCTACGCCTGGTTGCTGTGGTTGCGACGACTGATCATTATGGCGGTAATGCTGGGCAGCTATCTGTTTTTCCGCCATATCGGTCAGCAGTTTTCACTGAACCAGCTTGGACTGCTGGCATTTATCGCCTTTCTTCAGTTTCTGCCGGGAATACTCGCAACCCTGTACTGGCCCAACGCCAGTCGCACCGGTTTTCTTCTCGGCCTGACAGGGGGGATAGGCCTCTGGGCACTGGGCATGCTGCTGCCGATGATGCTGGATGGCGCTCCGCTGGATGCCGGAGCCTTGAGTCAGTGGTACAAGGTCGCTCTATTATCGGTACTGCTTAACACGGCGCTGCTGGTACTCGGCTCTCTGCTTTTTCCCGGCCGCGAGGGCGAGAGACAGGCCGCCGAAGCCTGTGCGCTCAACGTCATGCCTCGTCCTCTGGGCTTGGGCCTGGCTACCGCCAGTGAAGCGGAGTTTGTCGCCCGCCTGACACCCAGACTGGGGGAACAGCCTGCACAGCGGGAAGTCCAGCGTGCCATGTTCACACTGCAGCTGAGCCCAGGCCAGCTGAGACCTTTGGACAGCCTGCGCCTGCGGACCCAGCTGGAACAGAACCTTTCCGCCCTGCTGGGACCTGTGGAGGCAACAGCACTGCTGCAACCATTGGAAACTGATCGCAGCGCCGGTTTCAAGGCTCGCGAGGTCCATCTGCTGGAGCAGCAACTTGAAACCTACGACCAACGCCTGTCGGGCCTTGCAGCCGAGCTGGACCAGCTCAGACGCTACCATCGCGCCACCTTGCAGCGCTTGCCTATCGGGGTCTGCACACTGGATGCAGACCACCGCATCCTGTTCTGGAATGCCGAGCTGGAGCAGTACACAGGGCTGATTGCCGAACAGACGCTCGGCAATCCACTGGCACACTTGCCTCTGCCATGGAGCCGCCTGCTGAAGGAATTTGCAGACAACGATACCCTTCACCAGGAAGCTCAAATGATTGAGCTGCACGGCGAGCATCGCTGGTTCAGCTTGCACAAGGCACGTCTGGATGACACGCCTGCGCAAGGCAAGGTCCTGCTGATTGAAGAGGAAACAGAGCATCTGATGATGGCCCGCAAGTTGGCCCACAGCGAACGCCTGGCCTCCATCGGTCGCTTTGCGGCCGGCGTCGCTCATGAGATCGGCAACCCGGTGACCGGCATCGCCTGTCTGGCCCAAAATCTGAAGCTGGAAACGGATCTGCCCGAGGTGCTGGAAACCGGCGATCAGATTGTTGATCAGACCCGTCGCATTAACCGCATCGTTCAATCGCTGGTGCGTTTTGCCCACACCGGCCGCCAGGAAGGCCCGGAGCATTTCGAGTCGCTCGATTTGCGCCACTGCATTGATGAAGCGATCCATCTGGTCACCCTCGACAGCCACAGTCGACAGCAGCATTTTGTCAATCAGGTTGATCCGTCCCTGCAGATCCGCGGCGACCTGCAACTGCTGCTGCAGGTGTTCGTGAACCTGCTTAACAACGCCAGTGATGCCTCGCCACCGCAGGGGCTGATTGAAATCGAGGCACAGGGAAGCGAAACCAGCATCTGCATTCGTATTACCGATGAGGGCACTGGCATCGCCCCGGAGCACCTCAATCGCCTGTTCGAGCCATTTTTCACCACCAAGGAACCCGGACGCGGAACCGGTCTGGGCCTGCCTTTGGTCTACAACATCATTGTGCAGCATTATGGTAATATCGAGATTCTTAGCCCGGCCAACAAAAACCAGAACAAAGGCACTCAGGTCGTAATCACCTTACCCCGGCTGAACGAGGAAAATACCCTTGCGTCGCCGGCTGCTCATGGAGAAGGTTTGTCCGGATGA
- a CDS encoding acetyl-CoA C-acetyltransferase, whose protein sequence is MRDVVIVAAGRTAVGTFNGSLSSLTAATLGAEVLKGLLQKTGLNPAEVDEVILGQVLTAGCGQNPARQALIHAGIPQEVPAMTINKVCGSGLKALQLATQAIRCGDADVIIAGGQENMSQSPHLLPNSRNGARMGDWKMIDSMITDGLWDAFNNYHMGITTENIVEKYGFSREDQDAFASASQNKAEAAVTSGRFKDEIIPVSIPQRKGDPVVFDTDEQPRFGCTPEALAKLRPAFKKDGTVTAGNSSTINDGAAAVILCSAEKAEALGLPVLARIKAYASAGVDPAIMGTGPICATTKALEKAGWGINDLELVEANEAFAAQAMSVNKDLGWNTDIVNVNGGAIALGHPIGASGCRILVSLVHEMIKRDAKKGLATLCIGGGMGTALAIERD, encoded by the coding sequence ATGCGTGATGTTGTTATCGTTGCCGCTGGCCGTACAGCGGTGGGTACTTTCAACGGCTCCCTCTCCTCACTGACCGCGGCTACTTTGGGCGCTGAAGTACTCAAGGGCCTGCTGCAGAAAACCGGACTGAACCCGGCAGAGGTAGACGAAGTGATTCTGGGCCAGGTACTCACGGCCGGCTGTGGCCAGAACCCGGCTCGTCAGGCTCTGATCCACGCAGGCATCCCTCAGGAAGTGCCCGCCATGACTATCAACAAGGTGTGCGGCTCCGGCCTCAAGGCCCTGCAACTGGCGACCCAGGCGATCCGCTGCGGTGATGCTGACGTGATCATCGCCGGCGGTCAGGAAAACATGTCCCAGTCCCCCCACCTACTGCCCAACTCACGTAATGGTGCACGCATGGGCGACTGGAAGATGATCGACTCCATGATTACCGATGGCCTGTGGGATGCGTTCAATAACTACCACATGGGCATCACCACCGAGAACATTGTCGAAAAATACGGTTTCAGCCGTGAAGATCAGGACGCTTTCGCTTCTGCCTCTCAGAACAAGGCTGAAGCAGCCGTCACCTCTGGCCGCTTCAAGGACGAAATCATTCCGGTCAGCATTCCGCAACGCAAGGGCGATCCCGTAGTATTCGACACCGATGAACAGCCCCGCTTTGGCTGCACCCCGGAGGCTCTGGCCAAGCTGCGCCCGGCCTTCAAGAAAGACGGCACCGTTACCGCCGGTAACAGTTCCACCATTAATGATGGTGCGGCTGCCGTGATTCTGTGTTCAGCCGAAAAGGCGGAAGCACTGGGGCTGCCGGTTCTGGCCCGGATCAAGGCGTATGCCTCTGCCGGTGTTGATCCTGCCATCATGGGCACAGGCCCGATCTGCGCCACCACCAAGGCGCTGGAAAAGGCGGGCTGGGGCATCAACGACCTGGAACTGGTTGAAGCCAACGAAGCCTTCGCGGCTCAGGCTATGTCCGTCAACAAGGACCTGGGCTGGAACACCGACATCGTCAACGTGAACGGCGGTGCAATTGCGCTGGGCCATCCGATTGGCGCGTCCGGCTGCCGCATTTTGGTGTCACTGGTGCACGAAATGATCAAGCGTGATGCCAAGAAAGGTCTCGCAACTCTGTGTATCGGTGGTGGCATGGGTACAGCACTGGCGATCGAGCGCGACTGA
- the pcnB gene encoding polynucleotide adenylyltransferase PcnB, which translates to MSNTLLIILLAFAAAALIAFVMFSRRRTPSTTAPQENLPSAPVAEQLLPLGQRRIVNESEHQIPRRHLDDNAMKVVYRLQDAGFEGYLVGGCIRDLLLGHTPKDFDIATSAHPEEAEELFRRGRLIGRRFKLLHVRFGREVIEVATFRASHDQEETTQDQARTAATGMILRDNVYGTIEEDALRRDFTINALYYDVRDHTVLDFANGYPDLKQRQLRMIGDARERYREDPVRMLRAARFAAKLGFEVEPGTAAPIRELAALLGNVSPARLFDEVLKLLQSGHGEASYRQLQRFGLFAFLFPQTDAALEHDEYPVETLLINALCNTDRRLSQGKSVTPAFLFAALLWYPLQLRIKQLEQSSDLPPIPLLHEAANQVLAEQVRSTAIPRRFSTPVREIWELQLRLPRRQGKKADQLMEHPRFRAAYDLLVLRENSGEPLQGLSQWWTDYQSSNPMTRRDMVPADQDDKPRRKRRRRPRNRPAQDSRPSNE; encoded by the coding sequence ATGTCTAATACTCTGCTCATCATTCTGCTCGCATTTGCTGCAGCAGCCCTGATCGCCTTTGTCATGTTCAGTCGTCGCCGCACACCCAGTACCACAGCCCCACAGGAGAACTTGCCATCGGCACCCGTTGCCGAACAGCTGCTTCCATTGGGACAGCGACGCATCGTCAACGAGTCCGAGCACCAGATTCCTCGTCGTCACCTGGACGACAATGCGATGAAGGTTGTCTACCGGCTGCAGGATGCCGGCTTCGAGGGCTACCTTGTCGGCGGATGCATTCGCGACCTGCTGCTGGGACATACTCCCAAGGATTTTGACATCGCCACATCAGCTCACCCCGAAGAAGCCGAAGAGCTGTTTCGACGTGGTCGCCTGATTGGGCGCCGCTTCAAGCTGCTGCATGTCCGTTTCGGTCGCGAGGTGATTGAGGTCGCCACCTTCAGGGCATCGCATGATCAGGAAGAGACAACTCAGGACCAGGCCCGCACGGCTGCCACCGGCATGATCCTGCGCGACAACGTATACGGCACCATCGAAGAAGATGCCCTGCGCCGCGACTTCACCATCAATGCACTTTACTACGATGTGCGTGACCATACCGTACTCGATTTTGCCAATGGCTATCCCGACCTCAAACAGCGCCAGCTGCGCATGATCGGTGATGCACGTGAACGCTACCGTGAAGACCCGGTGCGCATGCTCAGGGCTGCACGTTTTGCAGCCAAACTCGGTTTTGAAGTGGAACCCGGTACCGCAGCGCCGATTCGAGAACTGGCAGCGCTGCTTGGCAATGTATCCCCCGCACGCCTGTTTGATGAAGTACTCAAACTGCTGCAGAGTGGACACGGCGAGGCGTCCTACCGACAGCTGCAACGCTTCGGCCTGTTTGCCTTCCTTTTCCCGCAAACCGATGCGGCGCTGGAGCATGACGAGTATCCGGTGGAAACCCTGCTGATCAACGCCCTGTGCAACACGGATCGACGTCTGTCTCAAGGCAAGAGCGTCACCCCGGCCTTTCTGTTTGCGGCCTTACTCTGGTATCCATTGCAGCTGAGAATCAAACAGCTGGAGCAGAGCTCAGATCTGCCACCGATCCCGCTGCTGCATGAGGCCGCCAATCAGGTTCTGGCCGAGCAGGTCCGCTCAACTGCCATTCCACGCCGATTCTCAACTCCTGTGCGTGAAATCTGGGAACTGCAGCTGCGCCTGCCGCGTCGACAGGGCAAGAAAGCCGATCAGCTTATGGAGCATCCTCGCTTCAGAGCTGCATACGATCTTCTGGTACTGCGTGAGAACAGTGGTGAGCCGCTGCAGGGCCTGAGCCAGTGGTGGACCGACTACCAGTCCTCCAACCCGATGACGCGACGTGACATGGTCCCCGCGGATCAGGATGACAAGCCTCGCCGCAAACGTCGTCGTCGCCCGCGCAACCGTCCGGCGCAGGACAGTCGTCCCAGCAATGAGTAA
- the panC gene encoding pantoate--beta-alanine ligase yields the protein MKTIHTIADLRTALKPTRLSGQKIALVPTMGNLHQGHIKLVETARRQADTVVASIFVNPLQFGANEDLDSYPRTLASDQEKLMAAGCDLLFAPGVSEVYPEGQDNQTLVEVPGLSDLHCGASRPGHFRGVTTVVCKLFNIVQPDLAVFGLKDYQQVAVIRKMVRDLCIPVDIVGVPTERAGSGLALSSRNGYLSADELAIAPLLQQTLQQTADAVRNGATDFIALEQQAQQQLEAGGFQHDYYRILCRDSLQPPEAGDVRPLVILAAARLGPARLIDNLEI from the coding sequence ATGAAAACCATCCACACCATTGCGGATCTGCGCACAGCCCTGAAACCGACACGACTGTCCGGCCAGAAAATTGCGCTGGTGCCCACCATGGGCAATCTGCATCAAGGCCACATCAAACTGGTGGAAACAGCACGCCGGCAAGCCGATACCGTGGTGGCCAGTATCTTCGTCAACCCGCTGCAGTTCGGTGCCAACGAAGATCTCGACAGCTACCCTCGCACTCTGGCCTCCGATCAGGAGAAGCTGATGGCAGCGGGTTGTGACCTGCTGTTTGCACCCGGTGTCAGCGAGGTCTACCCGGAAGGCCAGGACAACCAGACACTGGTTGAGGTCCCGGGCTTGTCCGATCTGCACTGCGGCGCCAGCCGGCCGGGACACTTCCGTGGTGTAACCACCGTGGTATGCAAGCTGTTCAACATTGTCCAGCCGGATCTGGCTGTGTTCGGACTCAAGGATTATCAACAGGTTGCCGTGATCCGCAAGATGGTACGTGACCTCTGCATCCCCGTTGATATTGTGGGTGTTCCGACTGAGCGAGCCGGCAGTGGACTGGCGCTCAGTTCACGCAACGGCTACCTCAGTGCGGACGAACTGGCCATTGCCCCCCTGCTGCAACAAACCCTGCAACAGACCGCCGATGCCGTACGTAACGGCGCCACGGATTTCATCGCACTGGAACAGCAGGCGCAACAGCAGCTTGAAGCAGGCGGTTTCCAGCATGACTACTACCGTATCCTCTGCCGGGATTCACTCCAGCCGCCTGAAGCCGGAGATGTTCGCCCTCTGGTCATTCTGGCCGCCGCTCGACTCGGTCCTGCCCGTCTGATCGACAACCTCGAGATCTGA
- the folK gene encoding 2-amino-4-hydroxy-6-hydroxymethyldihydropteridine diphosphokinase, with translation MSKAQLRAWIGLGSNLEDPLAQVSTALQELRLLPDTTLAARSSLYRSDPVGPPGQPDYINAVAALDTRLEPEALLDALQAIEQMHQRVRKIHWGPRTLDLDLLLYGDQVISTPRLTVPHAYMTERNFVLWPLAELEPELILPDGRPLNTLLQHCPLGTLEKISL, from the coding sequence ATGAGTAAGGCTCAGTTACGCGCCTGGATTGGCCTGGGCAGTAACCTTGAGGACCCGCTGGCGCAGGTCAGCACCGCGCTGCAAGAGCTGAGGCTACTGCCTGACACTACGCTGGCTGCACGCTCGTCGCTCTACCGTTCCGATCCTGTCGGCCCCCCCGGCCAGCCCGATTACATCAACGCGGTTGCTGCTTTGGATACCCGTCTGGAGCCCGAAGCCCTGCTCGATGCGCTACAGGCAATCGAGCAAATGCACCAGCGCGTGCGCAAGATCCACTGGGGACCTCGCACCCTTGACCTGGACCTGCTGCTGTATGGTGACCAGGTGATATCGACGCCGCGCCTGACCGTTCCCCATGCCTACATGACTGAGCGCAATTTTGTTCTCTGGCCTCTGGCTGAACTGGAACCGGAACTGATCCTGCCCGATGGTCGCCCGCTGAATACGCTTCTTCAGCACTGCCCTCTGGGCACGCTGGAAAAGATATCGTTATAA
- the dksA gene encoding RNA polymerase-binding protein DksA has product MPKTTDTKFMHFEPYPLDNGEEYMNEAQKEHFRKILLGWKRELMEEVDSTITHLKEEASNFADPSDRASQEEEFSLELRTRDRERKLIRKIDEALESIDSDDYGYCEACGVEIGIRRLEARPTATLCIDCKTLAEIKEKQLGR; this is encoded by the coding sequence ATGCCTAAAACAACAGATACCAAGTTCATGCACTTCGAACCTTACCCGCTGGATAACGGCGAAGAATACATGAACGAAGCGCAGAAAGAGCATTTCCGCAAGATTCTTCTTGGCTGGAAACGCGAGCTGATGGAGGAAGTCGACAGCACCATCACGCATCTCAAGGAAGAAGCCTCCAACTTTGCTGACCCAAGCGACCGCGCCAGTCAGGAAGAGGAATTCAGCCTTGAACTGCGCACCCGTGACCGCGAGCGCAAACTGATTCGCAAAATCGACGAAGCGCTTGAAAGCATCGACTCCGATGACTACGGCTACTGCGAGGCCTGCGGTGTCGAGATCGGCATCCGCCGTCTTGAAGCACGCCCGACGGCCACTCTATGCATCGATTGCAAGACGCTGGCTGAAATCAAGGAAAAGCAGCTCGGACGCTGA
- the gluQRS gene encoding tRNA glutamyl-Q(34) synthetase GluQRS translates to MSCIGRFAPSPTGPLHFGSLLAALASYLDMRSRNGEWLLRIEDLDPPREQPGAADSILHTLDAFGLHWDGPVIYQSTRLKCYQDALEQLLDQGTAYRCSCSRKQLRARGVTGLYDGHCRRHPPSASASCAVRVIHPQAEQQFHDRIQGFRTYDWQNDRGDFVVFRRDGLFAYQLAVVVDDAAAGVTDIVRGSDLIDETPHQIALQTLLGYSTPQYAHIPVITNPAGQKLSKQNLAPAIDPGQRQQLLLRALSLLGQKPPADLATASRDELLSWAITHWNITAVPGTLSLCEPET, encoded by the coding sequence TTGAGTTGCATCGGACGTTTTGCCCCGTCACCGACCGGCCCACTCCATTTCGGCTCTCTGCTTGCCGCACTGGCAAGCTATCTCGATATGCGTTCGCGCAATGGCGAGTGGCTGCTGCGGATAGAAGATCTTGACCCGCCACGCGAACAGCCCGGCGCGGCCGATTCGATTCTGCACACCCTTGACGCCTTCGGCCTGCACTGGGATGGCCCTGTGATATACCAAAGCACTCGGCTGAAGTGCTATCAGGACGCACTGGAGCAGTTACTGGACCAAGGCACTGCCTATCGCTGCAGCTGCAGTCGCAAGCAGCTCAGAGCCAGAGGCGTGACGGGCTTGTATGATGGCCACTGCCGGCGTCATCCGCCATCCGCCTCTGCCAGCTGCGCCGTTCGGGTGATTCACCCACAGGCAGAGCAACAGTTTCATGACCGCATCCAGGGTTTCAGAACGTACGACTGGCAGAATGATCGCGGGGATTTTGTCGTGTTTCGCCGTGATGGGCTGTTTGCCTATCAGCTGGCCGTCGTCGTTGATGACGCGGCCGCAGGTGTAACCGACATTGTGCGAGGAAGCGATCTGATCGACGAAACACCGCACCAGATCGCGCTGCAAACCCTGCTTGGCTATTCGACACCCCAGTACGCGCATATACCCGTGATCACAAACCCGGCCGGGCAGAAGCTGAGCAAACAGAACCTGGCACCGGCGATCGACCCTGGCCAACGCCAACAACTGCTGCTGCGCGCGCTGTCACTTCTCGGCCAGAAGCCACCCGCCGACCTGGCAACAGCCAGTCGGGATGAGTTACTCTCGTGGGCCATCACGCACTGGAACATCACTGCAGTTCCCGGCACACTGAGCCTGTGTGAACCCGAGACCTGA
- the panB gene encoding 3-methyl-2-oxobutanoate hydroxymethyltransferase, with product MSNITLHTLTARKQAGEKFAVLTAYDATFAHLVSSAGIEMILVGDSLGMVLQGQSSTLPVTVDEMAYHTASVARGNQGAMIMSDLPFMSYSTPEQAMDNSAKLMQAGAHIVKLEGGEWLCDSVRMLAERGVPVCPHLGLTPQAVNKLGGYRVQGRDRQSALKMIEDAKKLEDAGASMLLLECVPTLLAEEITRNVEIPVIGIGAGHHTDAQVLVMHDMLGITPGRRPKFVKDFMTEADSIEQAFRLYGDQVRAGTFPGPEHGFE from the coding sequence ATGTCCAACATTACGCTGCATACCCTGACCGCCCGCAAACAGGCCGGTGAAAAGTTTGCCGTACTGACCGCTTATGATGCGACCTTTGCCCATCTGGTGAGCAGCGCCGGTATCGAGATGATTCTGGTCGGTGACTCACTCGGTATGGTACTGCAGGGGCAGAGCAGCACCCTGCCGGTTACCGTCGATGAGATGGCTTACCACACCGCAAGCGTTGCGCGTGGTAATCAGGGTGCCATGATCATGTCGGACCTGCCGTTCATGAGCTATTCCACACCGGAGCAGGCTATGGACAACTCGGCCAAGCTGATGCAGGCAGGCGCGCACATCGTCAAGCTGGAAGGCGGCGAATGGCTGTGTGACAGCGTGCGCATGCTGGCCGAGCGCGGCGTGCCCGTGTGCCCGCACCTTGGCTTGACACCACAGGCCGTCAACAAGCTTGGCGGTTATCGTGTGCAGGGACGTGACCGACAGTCCGCCCTGAAAATGATTGAAGATGCGAAGAAGCTTGAAGATGCTGGCGCCAGCATGCTGCTGCTGGAGTGTGTCCCCACACTGCTGGCCGAAGAAATTACCCGCAACGTGGAAATTCCGGTTATCGGTATCGGTGCAGGCCATCACACGGATGCCCAGGTACTGGTGATGCATGACATGCTTGGCATTACACCTGGACGCCGTCCCAAGTTCGTCAAGGACTTCATGACAGAAGCCGACAGCATTGAACAGGCTTTCCGTTTGTATGGCGATCAGGTCAGGGCCGGTACCTTCCCCGGACCGGAACACGGGTTCGAGTAA